The sequence below is a genomic window from Acidimicrobiales bacterium.
ACCGCGTTCTTCGTCGTGGCCGCGGCAGCCGCGATCACCTTGGCGGTGAACGGGATCAGACTGCTCGCCCAGTGCCGGCGACGCGGGCCAACGTGAGCGGACGTCCTCAACCCAATACGAGCGACTCCGCATCCGGCACGCCGGCGAGCCGGGCAAAGGAGAAGGCGAACTCGACGAGACGTTGCCGCATCTCGTTGAGCTCCTTGCGGAACGTAGAGTTGTGCTCCCACGACATCTCGTCAACCTGTCCCGATCGCTCGAATCGCGTCAGGAGCGGGTGCCACTTCGAGAGAAAAGGACGAAGCTCATGGTTGAGCATCGTCATCGCCAGATACTCGACAGTCTTGCCCCCCGTGATCCTGCTCGGCTGCGCCTGCGCCAGCAGGTCACGGGTACGGCCGAACAGGTGATAGAGAGAGTTCATCGCCTCGCGCAGGAACCCATCTTCGTCACCCAGCGGCTGGGTGGAGATCCTCGTCGATACCTCGACGAAGAGCTCCCATGCCGTCCTCCTCGCGTCATTGTTGACCACGAAGGTCAATTGACTCAGTTGGGGCACGTTCACCTTTATCTCTGTAAGGCTGACGCTTCTGACGTAGAGCTGGAGGACAGCAGCCATCGCCACACCGGCGAGGACACCCACGAGCAGGTACAGCGGGAATCCTCCTATTCCCCGCAGCAGATAGACGAGCACACCGACCAGAGCGCCACATCCTGCGGCGATGGCAAACCGGGTTGTCGAACTCTGGGCTAGAGATTTCACGATCCCTCCCACTCGGGTCACCGAGGTGATGAGCCATGGAGTCGATTCAGACCACGTAGGACGAACGTCACGACCTCCTCGGCATCGTCGGTTCGGGCAAGGCGGCGGTTGTCCTCCTGGCTCAGACCGTTGCGGAGCCCAGCCAGTCCGATCGAGGCAAGTCGACTTGCGATGCCCTCGAGGTCGGGCTCGACGCTCTCCAGGAGAGCCGCATCGAGCAAGCCTCGATAGCCGTCCGTGTGATCGAGCTGAAAGTCAGTTTCGAGCTCCGGCGGCGACTGTCCGTCGAGAGCAGCAGCGATCACCCGACCGGCTCCACCGAACCCACCCGCCACGTAGAGAGGCACGCCCGCGTCGATCGCGAGCACAGCCTCCTCGACCACACCAGGCACCAGACCCATCTGCCCCGCGACCCGTCCACCGAGGACGAGCCGCGCGTCGATGGCAGCGGTCATCTGCTCGCGCATCGCGGTGAGAGCCTGAGAGCACAGCAACCTCTCGCTCTCCGTCCGCTCGGATGCGGGCGGCAGAGCATCAGGCGATCCTGGTGGAGCGGCGCTTTTGATCAGGGTGGCGACGTTGGCGAACTGCGCGTCGTCTTCAGGGCGTCGGCCGACCCAGATGGGCCATGCCAGGTAGTTCGTCACCCGCTCAGGCCCCGGGACCGCACGCTGCTCGTACGTGCGTACCAAGTCGAACATGGCCTCGGTGAATCCCGGTCGACGCCGGTCGCCGCCGTAGGCGATGGACCACCCGGCGGCAAGGATGTGCCGGACGATCTCGATGAACGCATGACTGAGGTGCAATGAGCTCAGCCCCAACTCGACGAGCTCGTCGACGGGGGAATCCGATATCGAGATCCCCACGGTCGGACCCGGCCCTGCCGCACGGGTCATGATGCCCAGAGGGTCGTCGGCGTCACCGGCGTGAGACGCGGCTCCATCATGCGGATCAGTTCGAGCTCCTCGGTGCCGAGCGGAGGATCGGGATAGAGGTAGTGGCCGACATCTCGCCCCGCGGCCGAAGCGTCGACGCTGTACAGGAGCGCGGTGAGGAGCTCGGGCGGGTAGGCGAACACCTGATGGTCGGGATCCAGCCCGTAGAGGCGACAAAGGTGCCGCACCCGTCGCGGGAAGTACCTGGCGCCCAGGACCTCGCGCAGGAGGGCGCTGACGACGGCCGGTAGCGAAGAGTCGTCTTCCCAGCGCACGACCGGAACGTTGCCGAGATACGGGAACGCCCGACTCTCTCCCACCCGGACAGCCGCGAGGACCACGATGGGAACCCGCCGACGCTTGGCCTCCAGCACTTCGAGACGACACCACTCGCGAGACGCGTAGCTGTCGGTTTGGATGGCGAGCAACGCGAACGCGTTGCCCGCTGCTCTCGTGATCTCCTCTGCGAGCGGCGAGCCGTAGGAGACGTCGGCCGCGTCGAAGAAGTCGTCGAGCCCGGCAATCTCATGCAGATGCCGGCGAACCACTGTCGCTATCGCCAAGCCATCTTGTTTCGCGTGGCTGATGAAGACCTTCACCTGTCGAGATCGCGCTTCGATGAACAGCGCCAGGTCGTGCATGACCCGACGGAGCAGCTCGGCGGGTTGGTTCTCCTCGGCGACGTCAACGAGTGGAAAGGTCCTCAGCTCGGTGAGCTCTCTCGGAAGATGCTCCACCGGCACCAGAGCGACAGGTATGACGAGGTCGTCCGGCACACGATGCGCCAACGAACTCACGTAGCCGCGCCACGCGGCATCGACGATCAGGTTCGCATCAGCCAGAACGACTACGGCAGTGCTGCCCGGGCGCCCTGTGGGCACCGGCCCAGGCACGTCGGTGGAAGAGCTCGAAGTTCGAAAGCGCACCGGGATCCCAAGTCCTCTCCGAGCCGGATAGTCAGGGTCGGTGCAGAGCGTCGTGAAGAGGCATTCCGCGAGGGCGGCAGCTCGAGCGGAGGCAGGGTGCCAAACCACATACACCGCGAGCACAGGACCGCCGTCTGAATCCACACCACAAGCCTGCCATCACCGCGATATCTACTCCTCGAAATCTGACTAACACGTTCCGTGAGAATGACGGCCTATCGAACGGACGGCAAGGATCACGACGACAACGACTACGACTGCGGCAAATACCGCTATACGAGTTCGGCCCTCGACACTGGCAGTGGTGTCGATGACGGTACGTGTGACTGCGCGGTTGCAGTCCCAAGGCTCCACGACGTCGTCAGCTCCGGCCCCCTGAACGCCCATCTGACCGCCACCTCCGCCCGTGTCCACTTGGCTGCGCGGTGGGTTCGCCGCGCCAAGCGAGGTTAGATGACAGTCCAATGACAGTGCAAAAGCAGTTGAATGACAGCCTTCATACTGCTTCTAACCTCGCAGACAGACCCAGCCCCAACCGAGGATCGCCTGATGCCAGCACGCTCACGACCCGATGCCGCCGAGACGGCTCCACCTGCCGCGGGCGGCAACGGCAGAGCCGTCGTCACGCTCTCGCCACCGGTCGCGACCGCCGTCCGCCGCATGGCCACCCAGATGGACGGGGATCTCGGAGCCACCGAGGTCGTCCGCCGAGGGCTGATACTGCTCGACGTCTACTTGAGCCTCACTGACGAAGAGGAGATCGTGATTCGAAACAGGCAGACGCAGCAGCTTGAACGGCTCCGTATCGCCTGGGACAGCTTCTGAGCGATCAGAGCTCGGCGGGGTCACATTCGTTCAAGACCCTGGGAGGGGGCGGGCGTACCGTGACCGGTATGGCTGACGACGTGAGTTACATACCGAAGGGGGCGGAGGCGGTCGCGCCCTACCTGTGCGTGCGAGGGGCCGCCGAGGCGATCGACTTCTACGTGGAGGTGTTCGGGGCCGTCGAGGACGGGGAGCGGTTCGTCGACCCGGACGGCCGCGTGGGCCACGCC
It includes:
- a CDS encoding toll/interleukin-1 receptor domain-containing protein, with amino-acid sequence MPTGRPGSTAVVVLADANLIVDAAWRGYVSSLAHRVPDDLVIPVALVPVEHLPRELTELRTFPLVDVAEENQPAELLRRVMHDLALFIEARSRQVKVFISHAKQDGLAIATVVRRHLHEIAGLDDFFDAADVSYGSPLAEEITRAAGNAFALLAIQTDSYASREWCRLEVLEAKRRRVPIVVLAAVRVGESRAFPYLGNVPVVRWEDDSSLPAVVSALLREVLGARYFPRRVRHLCRLYGLDPDHQVFAYPPELLTALLYSVDASAAGRDVGHYLYPDPPLGTEELELIRMMEPRLTPVTPTTLWAS